One Thermorudis peleae genomic window, TTGATCACCGGGTAATTGATGCTGATGTTGCCTGCCCGAATCCGCGAAGCCAGCCGGTGTGCGCGCTTGATGTCCTTCGTCCAGATCGTTGCTCCAAGGCCGTAAATGGTGTCATTCGCCAGCTGGACGACCTCGTCCTCAGATTCAAAGGGAATCACTGAGAGCACGGGACCGAAGACTTCTTCGCGCGCAATCGTCATCTGTTGTGTGACCTGGTCAAAGACGGTGGGTTCGACAAAATTGCCGCGTTGCAAGGCGGGCGCCTCTGGCTTCTTGCCGCCGAGACGCAGGACAGCTCCCTCGCTCTTCGCACGTTCGACGTAGTGCAGCACGCGCTGGCACTGGCGCGGTGAGACAAGCGGCCCCATCTGCGTTTGGTCGTCGAGCGGATCGCCCAGGCGAATCCGTCCTGCCTTGTCAACGAAATCAGCCAAGAAGCGATCGTGGATCGAACGGTGGAGGAACAGCCGTGTGCGCGCCGTGCAGCGTTGGCCGGCGTTACTGAAGATCGCGAAGAGGGAACCGTTGACGGCCTCTTCAAGGTCAGCATCGGGGAAGACGATGTTGGGCGACTTTCCGCCAAGCTCAAGCGAGACTTTCTTGATCGTCCCTGCGCTGAGCCGCAGGATCTCGCGGCCGGTTTCCGTCTCGCCAGTAAACGCGATTTTGTCGACGAGCGGATGCTCGCAGAGCGCCGCGCCGATTTCGTTGCCCGGCCCAGTGATAATGTTTACGACCCCTTCGGGGATCCCAGCTTCAAGGCAGATCTGCCCGAGCAGAAGAGCAGTAATCGGCGTGTAGCTTGCGGGCTTGAGCACAACAGTATTGCCGGCTGCAAGCGCGGGCGCGATCTTCCACGCCGCCATGAGGATCGGGAAATTCCACGGAACGATCTGGCCACACACGCCATAGGGCTCACGGACAGTGTAATCAAAGAGGGGGCCATTCATCGGGATCGTCTCGCCCCAGATCTGCCCCGTGAGGTTCGCATAGTACTCGAAGCAGTTTGCTGAATTCGCAACATCAGCTCGGGACTCGACGATGATCTTGCCGCTGTTAATCGTCTCAATCCGGGAAAGTTCTTCCTGCCGTTCGCGGATGATCTCGGCGACACGGCGGAGGCGCTTTGCCCGTTCATTCGGCGTCATACGCCCCCACGGGCCCTCATCAAACGCCCGCCGAGCAGCACGGACAGCGCGGTCGACATCTTCACGGGTGGCCTTGGCAACACGACCAATAACCTCGTTTGTCGCCGGATTGTAGATTTCAAATGTCTCCCCCGATGAGGAGGGGACAAGCTTCCCATCAATGAGCAGTTGATACTCTTTGACCTCGGCACTGACCGCCATCATACACCTCCATGTCCCTCTCCCGGTCCTGCTCACAAACTGGCACTGGGCTGACCACAGGAAGTCGGCTCACCCTCATCTTAGCACTGGTTGGGGGACATGCCCAAGGTGCCTCGCGTGCATCTTCACGCGAGGCACCGTCGTGGATCGAGCCAACAGCAGGTTAGAACACCTGGTTCCAGGGACGAAGCTGAATGTCCTGGAAGACACCAGCTTCGTAGAAGGGATCTTGGCGAATGAGCTGCCAGGCTTCTTCTTCGGAATCGGCTTCGTAAATGATCAGCGCGCCACTGTCATCGGTAAACGGGCCCGAGGCCCAGAGTTTGCCAGAACTCTTCAAGCTCGCGAGATATTGCCGGTGTACCGGCCGTACTTCTTGAATTTTCTCAGGATTGCCATAGCGGATGATTGCAGCGTACTTCACGACCTTCGCCTCCTCGTGCACGTGCGTGTGTCGCCGTTCCTCCGCTGCGTATCTTAATCCTCACGGCCAGGAAGCGCACGAGGGTCACCGGTGACCACAAAGGCGATCCGTTCGCAAATATTTGTCACGCGGTCGGCGATACGCTCAAGGTTATGGCCCGCCCACAGGAGTAACGTTGCCCGCTCGATCGTGGCGGGATCGCTCATCATGTACGTGAGCAGTTCGCGGTAGACCTGATCGTAGAGCGCATCGACCTCGTCGTCACGCTTCCAAATCGTTCGGCACGCCTCAAGATCGAGGTCGATAAAGGCATCGAGCGCACCTTGGAGCATCTCAGCTGCGATATCGGCCATGCGAGGGATATCGATCAGCGGTTTGAGGGGCGGCTGGTCAGCCAGTCGAACGGCGATCTTCGCGATCCCCTCGGCGTAGTCTCCCATCCGTTCCAGCTCAGTGATGATGAAGAGCGTTGCAGCGATAATCCGCAGATCGGTTGCCAGTGGCTGTTGGGTCGCAATGAGCAGCAGTGCCTGCTCTTCTAATGCATAGGTGCGCTCGTCGATCTGGCGGTCGCTGGCGATGACTTCTTCGGCCAGGCGCACGTCACGCGCCTTCAGCGCCTGGACCGCGCGCTGAATCGCTTTCTCGACCATGCTCCCCATGTTGAGCACGTCGTCACGCAGGGAGCGCAGTTCGCGTTCAAACTCGGCACGGGTCTTGACTGCCATGGAGCACCGTCCTTTGCCATGAAGATGTCGCTACTGATCCGGCACAGCGGCAGGCCAAACAGCACGAGAGAATAGCTACAGCATAGCATATGCGGCGCGTGAACGCGTCTCCGTTGTGACGCCGCCAGCAGCAGGAGAGCGAATTAGCCGAAGCGACCGGTGATATAGTCCTCCGTTCGGTGATCTTTTGGCCGGAGGAAGAGCTCGCGGGTTGGGCCGTACTCGATCAAGCGGCCAACCCGATCCTCACCAGCCAGCATGAACATCGTGTAGTCCGAGACACGGGCAGCTTGCTGCATATTGTGGGTCACGATGACAATCGTATAGTCACGGGCAAGCTGTCGCATGAGATCCTCAATGCGCATCGTTGCAACGGGATCGAGCGCCGAGCAGGGCTCATCCATTAAGAGAACTTCTGGCTCGACAGCAATCGCGCGAGCAATACAGAGCCGTTGCTGCTGCCCGCCAGAGAGGGAAGCGCCTGAGGCATGGAGCTTGTCCTTGACTTCGTCCCAGAGCGCAACAGCGCGCAGACAGCGTTCCACGATCTCATCGAGCTGGGGCTTGGGCAATCGCCGCCCAAGGAGCTTCAGGCCAGCGATGACATTGTCGTAGATCGACATCATTGGGAAGGGATTAGGCTTCTGAAACACCATGCCGATCACGCGCCGAACCCGAACGGGATCAACCTGCGGCGCGTAGATGTCTTCACCGTTCAGGAGCACGGAACCCGTCACTCGTGCGCCCGGCGTCAGCTCATGCAAGCGGTTGAGGCAACGGATGAGCGTCGACTTGCCACAGCCAGACGGTCCAATGATCGCGGTGATTTTGCCTGGTTCGATCGGCGCCGTGATCCCTTCAATCGCCTTAAATGAGCCGTACCAGGCTGCAAGGTCGCGAATCTGCATACCGGCAGGACGCCGGCCACTCTGCTGTGTTGACGACTCTGCCGTCTCCGTAGTCGTCTCTGGACGGGCAAGTGCCGCTAATGTCTCACGATCCATCGGTCTACCGTACCTGTTTCCCACGCGTCGCAAGGCGCGTGACGAGGTTGAGGATACCAATCAGCAGAATAAGGATCAGCGAGCCTCCCCATGCCTTTGTATGCCAGTCCTCATAGGGCGAGGAAGCATACGTGTAAATCTGCAGTGGCAAGGCGGCCATCGGCTGGAAGAGGTTGAAGTTGAAGAACATGTTGCCAAGGGTAGTGAGGAGCAGCGGCGCGGTCTCGCCACCAGCGCGAGCCATCGCTAACACGATGCCTGTAATGATTCCACCGCGTGCCGCAGGAATGACGACGAAAAGCACGGTACGCCAGAGCGGCACCCCCAACGCAAGTGATGCTTCGCGGAGCGCTTGCGGCACAAGCTTCAAGATCTCTTCAACGGTGCGAGCGGTGATCGGAATCATGATGATCGCGAGCGCAACAGCACCGGCAATGCCGGAGTAGTGCCCGACGAGGCGGCGCACAACCAGTGACCAGACAAAGGCACCGACCACAATCGATGGCAGCCCCGCAAGGAGATCAACGACAACACGAACGACGGTCGCAAACCGGCCACGGCCAAACTCGGAGAGATAGACAGCTGCACCGACGCCAATTGGCACGGCGATGATGCTGGCAACAGCGAGCATGTAGAGTGAGCCGACGATCGCTGGTGCGACTCCGCCACCCGTCTCGCCATAGGGCTTTGGCGCTTTGGTGAAGAAGTCCCAGTTCAACGCTGGCAGTCCTCGAGCAATAACGTAGCCGAGAATAATCCAGAGCACACCAACCGCAATGACAGCGGCAAGGCCGATGAGCCCAGCGACCATGGCGCTCTGCACCTGCCGCATCGTCGTGTGGCGATCACGCGCGAGGAGCGAGCCAGTGTCTCGGCTGACGGACGGCACGAGCGTGCCTGCCATCGTCCCCCTCCAACTCAAACGCGAACCCCGGCCGGGCTACGGACAAAGCGGAAGACCAGTAACCGGGCAAGCAGGTTAATCAACAACGCCACCAGCAGGAGCACAAGGGCGAGGTTCATGAGAGCACTGAAGTAGATCGCTTTATCCGCTTCCGTGAACTGATTGGCAATCGCACTGGCGATGGTATACCCAGGGGTAAAGAGAGATGCGCGAATTTGCGTGGTGCTGTTCCCAACAACGAGTGTGACCGCCATCGTTTCGCCGAGCGCGCGCGCAAGGCCGAGCATCGCCGCGCCGATCACGCCAGCACGCGCGTAGGGGAGGACCGCATAGCGGATCATCTCCCACTTCGTCGCGCCCAATGCGAACATACCTTCACGTTGGAGATCAGGCACAGCCAGGATTACTTCACGCGAGACAGCCATCACGGTTGGCAGGATCATGATAGCGAGGATAACCCCGCCGGTCAGCAGGTCAAGGCCGATCGGCGGGCCAGCAACCAAGCGATTGAGCACCGGAATCGGGCCAAGCACAGCCTGCAGCGCTGGCTCGACTCCATTGCGCATGACCGGCACAAGGACAAAGAGGCCCCAGAGGCCATAGACAATACTCGGGATCGCCGCCAGCATCTCAATCGAAAACGCAACAGGCTCGCGCAGCCAGCGCGGAGCGTATTCGACAATGAAGAGCGCAGCGGCGATCCCGATTGGCGCAGCGAGAATCAGGGCGATCAGTGACGTCACGATCGTGCCGTAGATGAAGCTTGCCGCGCCAAACTGCTCAAAGACCGGATCCCACGTTGAATGGACGAAAAAGCCGAAACCATAGCGGCGAATCGCCGGCCACGCATCATGGAGCAGCAGGGCGATGAGCAGTGCCAGCGTGAGCACTGCACCGGCCGCCGTGATCCAGACGGCTCCAGCAAATGCCGGATCGCCGATGTCACGTTGGCGACGCCTCAGCGCTTCCGCTCCCACAACCTCGCCCTGCTGCACCATCGAACGCTCCCGCTTACTTGCCCGGGAAGGCCGGTTGGCCGTTCACCGTAATCTGCCGGACCTTCTGCAACGCGAGCGCCGTCACCTCTGGCGCAAGCGGTGCATAGCCCAAATCCTTATGGTACTGCTGGCCATCCGTCAAGCCCCACCAGAGATACCGGGTCAGCGCAATGGCCTTAGCCTGATCTTGCATATTCTGATAGGCCAGGATCCAGGTGAAGCCGCTAATTGGATAGGCGTTCGCGCCATCAGCGTTGACAATGATGGCACGAAGATCAGCAGGCATGGACTTCGATGCTCCGGCTGCCGCAGCGGTGACGGTGTCGAGCGAAGCGGTCACAAAATTGCCAGCCTTGTTCTTGACCATGCCATACGCGATCTTGTTTTGCAGAGCGTAGATCAGTTCAACATAGCCAATCGAGTACGGGTTCTGCTTCACCGCACCCGAGACGCCTTCACTGCCCTTGCCGCCGATCCCCACCGGCCAGTTGACGGAGGTACCAACTCCAACCTTGCTCTTCCAATCAGCGCTGACAGCAGCCAGGTAGCTCACCAGGATGAAGGTTGTTCCTGAGCCGTCACTCCGATGGACGACAACAATGGGCTTATTGATGTTAGCGAGGGCAGGGTTGTCGGCAACAAGCTTGGGGTCATTCCACTTCGTAATCGTGCCGAGGAAGATGCCAGCCAGTGTCTCTGGCGTGAACTTGAGCGGATCCTTGCCCTCAAGTTCGGGGATGTTATAGGTCAACACGACTCCACCGAGCGCGGTCGGGATGTGGAGAATTGGTCCACCCTTTGCCTGCTGCATCTGCTCGTCGGTCATCGGAGCGTCGGTCGCGCCGAAGTCGA contains:
- a CDS encoding aldehyde dehydrogenase family protein; its protein translation is MMAVSAEVKEYQLLIDGKLVPSSSGETFEIYNPATNEVIGRVAKATREDVDRAVRAARRAFDEGPWGRMTPNERAKRLRRVAEIIRERQEELSRIETINSGKIIVESRADVANSANCFEYYANLTGQIWGETIPMNGPLFDYTVREPYGVCGQIVPWNFPILMAAWKIAPALAAGNTVVLKPASYTPITALLLGQICLEAGIPEGVVNIITGPGNEIGAALCEHPLVDKIAFTGETETGREILRLSAGTIKKVSLELGGKSPNIVFPDADLEEAVNGSLFAIFSNAGQRCTARTRLFLHRSIHDRFLADFVDKAGRIRLGDPLDDQTQMGPLVSPRQCQRVLHYVERAKSEGAVLRLGGKKPEAPALQRGNFVEPTVFDQVTQQMTIAREEVFGPVLSVIPFESEDEVVQLANDTIYGLGATIWTKDIKRAHRLASRIRAGNISINYPVINPPEAPFGGYKQSGIGRELSRHVLDLYTQVKNVVVGLSEEPFDWYGRWPAGR
- a CDS encoding YciI family protein, translated to MKYAAIIRYGNPEKIQEVRPVHRQYLASLKSSGKLWASGPFTDDSGALIIYEADSEEEAWQLIRQDPFYEAGVFQDIQLRPWNQVF
- the phoU gene encoding phosphate signaling complex protein PhoU; translated protein: MAVKTRAEFERELRSLRDDVLNMGSMVEKAIQRAVQALKARDVRLAEEVIASDRQIDERTYALEEQALLLIATQQPLATDLRIIAATLFIITELERMGDYAEGIAKIAVRLADQPPLKPLIDIPRMADIAAEMLQGALDAFIDLDLEACRTIWKRDDEVDALYDQVYRELLTYMMSDPATIERATLLLWAGHNLERIADRVTNICERIAFVVTGDPRALPGRED
- the pstB gene encoding phosphate ABC transporter ATP-binding protein PstB; the encoded protein is MQIRDLAAWYGSFKAIEGITAPIEPGKITAIIGPSGCGKSTLIRCLNRLHELTPGARVTGSVLLNGEDIYAPQVDPVRVRRVIGMVFQKPNPFPMMSIYDNVIAGLKLLGRRLPKPQLDEIVERCLRAVALWDEVKDKLHASGASLSGGQQQRLCIARAIAVEPEVLLMDEPCSALDPVATMRIEDLMRQLARDYTIVIVTHNMQQAARVSDYTMFMLAGEDRVGRLIEYGPTRELFLRPKDHRTEDYITGRFG
- the pstA gene encoding phosphate ABC transporter permease PstA → MAGTLVPSVSRDTGSLLARDRHTTMRQVQSAMVAGLIGLAAVIAVGVLWIILGYVIARGLPALNWDFFTKAPKPYGETGGGVAPAIVGSLYMLAVASIIAVPIGVGAAVYLSEFGRGRFATVVRVVVDLLAGLPSIVVGAFVWSLVVRRLVGHYSGIAGAVALAIIMIPITARTVEEILKLVPQALREASLALGVPLWRTVLFVVIPAARGGIITGIVLAMARAGGETAPLLLTTLGNMFFNFNLFQPMAALPLQIYTYASSPYEDWHTKAWGGSLILILLIGILNLVTRLATRGKQVR
- the pstC gene encoding phosphate ABC transporter permease subunit PstC; amino-acid sequence: MVQQGEVVGAEALRRRQRDIGDPAFAGAVWITAAGAVLTLALLIALLLHDAWPAIRRYGFGFFVHSTWDPVFEQFGAASFIYGTIVTSLIALILAAPIGIAAALFIVEYAPRWLREPVAFSIEMLAAIPSIVYGLWGLFVLVPVMRNGVEPALQAVLGPIPVLNRLVAGPPIGLDLLTGGVILAIMILPTVMAVSREVILAVPDLQREGMFALGATKWEMIRYAVLPYARAGVIGAAMLGLARALGETMAVTLVVGNSTTQIRASLFTPGYTIASAIANQFTEADKAIYFSALMNLALVLLLVALLINLLARLLVFRFVRSPAGVRV
- the pstS gene encoding phosphate ABC transporter substrate-binding protein PstS, coding for MSQVITRRTFLRRALAVGVSTPALAGLLAACGGGSATPTPTMGASTAASPTAAKSPTAAMMTTPTTSSAATTAASPAASMTATTASGGTVTTVRITGPYTGEAKALTGAGSTFAAPLYTKWSSDYEKLTGVKINYQAIGSGGGIKSLQDMTVDFGATDAPMTDEQMQQAKGGPILHIPTALGGVVLTYNIPELEGKDPLKFTPETLAGIFLGTITKWNDPKLVADNPALANINKPIVVVHRSDGSGTTFILVSYLAAVSADWKSKVGVGTSVNWPVGIGGKGSEGVSGAVKQNPYSIGYVELIYALQNKIAYGMVKNKAGNFVTASLDTVTAAAAGASKSMPADLRAIIVNADGANAYPISGFTWILAYQNMQDQAKAIALTRYLWWGLTDGQQYHKDLGYAPLAPEVTALALQKVRQITVNGQPAFPGK